DNA sequence from the Selenomonas timonae genome:
GACGAGCTTTCCGTTCGCCGAGCCGTCCTCCGTGACCGCCATTGTGGAGTGCCCCGTCTTCGCGAGGAGGTCGAGTACGCCGCCGAGTGTCGTGTCAGGGCTGATGTTCGAGTCGCTGCTGACAAAGCCGGATTTGTAGTTCTTCACGCGCGAGACCATCGCCGCCTCTTCCTCAATGGACTGTGAGCCATAGATGAAGGAAACGCCGCCCTGCTTGGCGAGCGCAATCGCCATTGTGTCATTCGAGACCGCCTGCATGATCGCGGAGGTCATGGGAATGTTCATCATGAGCGCCGGCTCCTCGTCGCGATGATATTTGACGAGCGGCGTCCGCAGCGTGACATTTGCAGGGAAGCACTCCGCCGAGGAGTAGCCCGGGATGAGCAGATACTCTCCAAATGTGTGCGATGGCTCAGTGTAGTAATGTGCCAACGAAATCCTTCCTTTCTGTATCCGACCTGAGATGATCCGTCCTAAAATTTTTCTGTCTAATATACGCGCTTCCGCCCGCCGTGTCAACCCGTACGGAAGCAATATATGCCGATATGTTGAAATTTCCCGATTTTGCAAAAAATCCCTAAGAGTCTGTGTCCACTCTTAGGGAAATCGTCTGCTATGGTGCCGAAGGCCGGGGTCGAACCGGCACGTTGTTGCCAACGGCAGATTTTGAGTCTGCTGCGTCTGCCAATTCCGCCACTTCGGCATGGGTTGTATTATAGCACCCCTGCGGCGGATTTGTCAACGTCAGCGCAGGTCGGCTTCGAGCTTTCGGATGAGCTCCATGTCCGCCTCGAACCACGGAACGCTATAGAGATCAGCGCGTCCGAGCCAGCGCCCTGCCGAGTGGACGGAGAGCTGCGGCTCGCCCGCAATGTGGCGGCAGATGTAGAGCCGCATGTTCATATGGTACTCGGGATAGTCGTGATCCACAATCCCAAGCAGACGCTCAACGGCGATCTCGACGCCCAACTCCTCGCGAATCTCACGCACGAGCGCCGCCTCGTCCGTCTCGCCCGGCTCAACCTTGCCGCCCGCGAACTCCCATGTCCCCGCGTATGCACCGTAGCCGCGGCATGCGCCGAACACCTTTCCGTCCTTCAAGATCGCCCCCGCAACGACATCGATATGCTTTCGTTCACTCATGGATTTCCTATTCCTTTTCACTCTTTGTTGCACGCAGAAAAAGCTGCATCAGCTGATCACGCGGATCGCGCCCGTGCGTGACAATCTCATAGACGGTCGCGGAGATGGGCAGGTCGACGCCGTACTCCTCTGAAAGCGCCATCAGGGCCTCGGCAGTGTAGACGCCCTCGGCAATCTTGTGGAAGTCCCCCGCCGTGCCGCGCACAACAGCCTCACCGTAGCGGCGGTTGTTGCTGTGCGGGGAGAAGAGCGTCGCCTCGTAGTCGCCAAGGTGGGAGAGCCCGTAGATGGTCTCCCCGTCGCCGCCCATCGCACGCACGAGGCGCACGAGCTCACGCGTGCCGCGTGCCATGAGCGCACCCTTGAGGCTGCCGTAGCCGAGCCCATCGAGCATCCCCGCCGCGAGTCCGACGACGTTCTTCGCCGCTGCGCCGACTTCTGTTCCGAGGAGGTCTTCGCCGTAGTAGAAGCGGATGAGCGGACTGCCGAGCGCGTCCACGAGCTCACGCAGCGCCTCCCGCTCCTCGCCCGCGAGCACCATGCAGTTCGGAATGCCGCGCACGAAGTCTTGCACGTGACCGGGTCCAACCCAGACGACAGGATGCACAGCACTGCCCAGTTCCTCATGCACCACCGTACTGAGTCGCTTGCCCGTACCGATCTCCAGCCCCTTCATGCAGAGGATGATGCGTCTTTTGCCAAGCTCCACCCCCAGTCCGCGCGAACAAAGATCGCGGAGGAAGGCGCGCAATGCCTGCGCGTGGATGGAGATGATGACGACCTCTGCCGCCCGAACAGCCTCCGCGAGATCGTCCGTCAGATGGATGTCCGCTGGCAGCGTCAGGAACTCATTCGTCCGCGTCACACGCAACTCTTTCAGATGAGCAGAGCCCGCACGCCCCCAGAGCATGACTGCATGCCCGACGCGCTGCGCATACCACGCATGAAATGAGCCCCAACGCCCGCAGCCCAGTACCGATATGTTCATGACGATACCTCCACTCGGATGTTCAAGAGATCACGCACGACTGCGCCCGCCATCATCAGCCCCGCCACAGAGGGCACAAAAGAAACGCTTGCGGGCACTGTTCGACGTCCTGCCGCCGGCGTCTCTTCTCCCGCCTCGGGCGTACGCGGGCGTTCACGCGAGCAGACGACCTTCAGATGCGGGATTCCCTTTTCCTTGAGTTTCTTGCGCAAAATGCGCGCAAGCGGATCGCCCTTCGTCCGATAGATGTCCATGACCTCGAACAGGCTCGGGTCGAGCTTGTTCGCTGCGCCCATGCTTGCGATCTGCGGAATACCGCGCCGATGGCACTGCACGGCGAGGTCGAGCTTTGCTGTCAACGTGTCCACGGCATCGAGTACATAGTCATAGCACTCAGGAAAGAACGCATCCGCATCAGCGGGCTGATAGAATGCGCGTATCTCACGCACATCACAGGCAGGGTTGATGGAGCGGATGCGCCGCGCCATTGTCTCCGTCTTCGGCATGCCCACGGTCTCGGTCAGTGCGTGAATCTGGCGGTTGATATTCGTCACGTCGATGACATCGTGATCAATGAGCGTCAGCCTACCTACCCCCGCACGTGCGAGTGCCTCAGCTGCATAGGAGCCGACCCCGCCGATGCCGAATACTGCTATGGATGCACTGGCAAGGCGCTCCACGCCCGCACTGCCCAGCAGCATCTCCGTCCGCGCAAAGCGCCGATCATTCATTGTCCCAACCTTTCAGAGTACATGCTAAAGAGCTGCGGCGAAAGCATACACCTCCGCTGCAGCTCCTTTCCCACAAAAGTTATGCCTGTGTGCCGCTCACTTGACGACGAGCACGGGGCACTTCGACTGCTCCACGACGTACTGGCTGACACTGCCGAGCAGAACACCCTTCACCACGCCGAGACCACGGCTGCCCATGACGATGAGATCGATGTCGTTCGTCTCTGCAAAGTCGAGGATGACCACTGCGGGCGAGCCCGTATCCGAGAACG
Encoded proteins:
- a CDS encoding (deoxy)nucleoside triphosphate pyrophosphohydrolase; the encoded protein is MSERKHIDVVAGAILKDGKVFGACRGYGAYAGTWEFAGGKVEPGETDEAALVREIREELGVEIAVERLLGIVDHDYPEYHMNMRLYICRHIAGEPQLSVHSAGRWLGRADLYSVPWFEADMELIRKLEADLR
- a CDS encoding NAD(P)H-dependent glycerol-3-phosphate dehydrogenase; its protein translation is MNISVLGCGRWGSFHAWYAQRVGHAVMLWGRAGSAHLKELRVTRTNEFLTLPADIHLTDDLAEAVRAAEVVIISIHAQALRAFLRDLCSRGLGVELGKRRIILCMKGLEIGTGKRLSTVVHEELGSAVHPVVWVGPGHVQDFVRGIPNCMVLAGEEREALRELVDALGSPLIRFYYGEDLLGTEVGAAAKNVVGLAAGMLDGLGYGSLKGALMARGTRELVRLVRAMGGDGETIYGLSHLGDYEATLFSPHSNNRRYGEAVVRGTAGDFHKIAEGVYTAEALMALSEEYGVDLPISATVYEIVTHGRDPRDQLMQLFLRATKSEKE
- a CDS encoding tRNA threonylcarbamoyladenosine dehydratase, translated to MNDRRFARTEMLLGSAGVERLASASIAVFGIGGVGSYAAEALARAGVGRLTLIDHDVIDVTNINRQIHALTETVGMPKTETMARRIRSINPACDVREIRAFYQPADADAFFPECYDYVLDAVDTLTAKLDLAVQCHRRGIPQIASMGAANKLDPSLFEVMDIYRTKGDPLARILRKKLKEKGIPHLKVVCSRERPRTPEAGEETPAAGRRTVPASVSFVPSVAGLMMAGAVVRDLLNIRVEVSS